The region AGAAAATCTTGTACTTCATCCCGCCGCGAAAGTCCTCCACTATGCTGTCGAAGTGAGAATATGTCCCATTAAGAATACGAATGAACTCTacatataaaattattgacgCACTTTAAGAGTTGCGGTAACTTCTGATCATTGATAAAATGTCATGTATCTCCAGCTCTTCGAGGGAATGAAGGCATATCGAGGTGTTGATGGAAAAATCCGACTTTTCAGGCCTGATTTAAACATGGACCGCATGAATGCTTCTGCATTGAGGTCCGGGCTGCCAACATTCAATAGTACAGAACTCATAAACTGTATCAACAGATTAATCAGTATAGATCAGGAGTGGGTACCCCATTCAGAAGCATCTAGTCTCTACATTCGTCCAACTTTGATTGGAATCGATGTAAgtattgcaaaaaaatgttattttaacGAACGTGTTACTTTCACACGGTGAATCAAaagtaaatttgtaaatattttggaaaatatataGCACAGTTGAGTATTCATCGCCTGTGCGTGTTCCGGAATGTCgcaaacttgaaaaaaaggagagaCAAAGATTTTTCCTGTAAACGCTTCAATGTTGAATTACTTAATATCTCATTTAGTTATCTCTACAACGGTATTGCATGTTCTACTTATATCTAAATTTGACGAAATACCACAATTATCTGTATATATCAAACTTCTTTCACAGTATTGCAAAATTGAGTTGAATGTGGCATGATACTGTTTGTTATTATCATCAGATAACATTACTGCGTCCTCAAGTGCTAGGGAAAGCCTTGGCTTGGCGCCTCTAAAAAACACATAACTGTCAGCATGATTCTCAGCTACCTTAGAGTAAGATAGCGTACAATAGTGGGGGTGTAACTTCATAATGattgatgaattattataatgTTATCGTACATCAAACAAATGCCCCGATATTCGTGGACGGAAGCTTGTGCACCTATGCAGTGATTGTGCGCAGGAAACTATatgattgtaaaattatataattattgttgtattCATTTCAAGATGAATATTAAcaacaaattgcaataaaTCCACCATGGGCAAACGATCGCAAAGCATTTAGGTACGATCTAGCATTTGGTACTCagtctaaaaaaatttcttttcattttaacaAACGAATTTTGGATCTTATGGgaacgaatgaaaatgaatactTCCGGGGGTAGTAAAGGTTCTTTGATGAAAGCTGTATATGAGCAGCAAATATGCCGTACTGGCCTTCAACATGTCTACCTAGGCAACGCAGGTCAATATAGTAAACCATTTATCTTGTGTCAGTGAGCAGTAACCTTTGACAACATTACGAAACTGTACTCTCTCGCTTATAGCAGTTGGAAATAATGTCTGATGTAAAAGTTGGgagtatacgtatattctATCTATCATATTCGTTTTCACTTTACAGTTCATCATCAGGTTATCACTTAACGGTTTGAAGATTGCCGCACATTATGTTTATTCAGAATTCAACTATTGTTATGTGTTTCTAAATTTTCTCAGTCTCACATATAATACTTCGATTGTTAACTAGTTACAATACGAAATTGcctacaataaattatatagtATTTCGGAAAGAATTGTAAAATACATCATGTTATTTTGTTTCGCATTTCAAACCTGCAAAGTGGACGTGCAGCAATGAACTTTTGCAttccatgaaaaaatttcttctaaaaTAACTaccaagatatttttttcaaagttgagatattacatgtattacaGATGTGatgtttaaaatttgtaaattaggCAATTGTCTTATCATACTTTATTTTGGTTTCGATATACTGAGCAAAGTAGATTTCTTGCCAATTACTTACAGTGCTGGTGACCCCTATGAAAAGTAGGTTTTATCACATCTGAACGAACTTGACGTTGTATtggttacaaattttttacttcctaGGACCATGCTACTAATGAGACAAGGCTAATGTCAATGATACATGACAATTTATCGCGGACTAAGCGTGAGTGAGGAAAGAGCGTAGGTATACCCGAATTATGATGCTGAAATTGTATCGAGACTTTtaatgttgtgaaaatttttgtttgtgcAGTAACCGAGTAATTATAAATGTCTGGTAGATAACTACTCTACAATGTCAGcatgaaatataattgatgCGGCTAAACCATTGTTATTACGAACAAAAACAGTAGTCTCAGATACTTTAACGAtcaaaacgattttttctttgttttctattttagCCTACTTTGGGCGTTGCCTCGTCGGAATCAGCTCTCTTGTATGTTATTCTCTGTCCTGTCGGGTCTTACTTCAAAACTTCTTCTGAGCAGGAAGGTGTTTCGCTACTTGCAGATCCTCGATATACACGAGCATGGCCTGGTGGCTGTGGTGATCGTAAAATGGGAAGCAACTACGCGCCAACGATTCAAATACAAAGAGAGGCTCTAGAAAAAGGCCTACAACAAGTACTGTGGCTTTATGGTGATGATGACCAATTAACGGAGGTCGGGACCATGAACATTTTCATGTTTTACATCAATGAAAACGGCGGCAAGTTCAATCTCTTGCTAAGGAACTgtatgaaagtttttttctgtATCGATGAGTGAGCTAATGATCTCTCATATGTTACAGAGAAGGAATTGATTACGCCACCATTGAACGGACTGATCCTACCAGGCATCACAAGGCAATCTATTCTGACGTTGTCTAGAGAATGGGGTCAATTTAAAGTCAGTGAGAGAGTGATCACTATGCA is a window of Neodiprion fabricii isolate iyNeoFabr1 chromosome 6, iyNeoFabr1.1, whole genome shotgun sequence DNA encoding:
- the LOC124185330 gene encoding branched-chain-amino-acid aminotransferase, cytosolic, with protein sequence MVHFRRKLLSHGGLLRQLKQHIRWSSSLKIRNDEVVSPDRSFKYADLSVRLAAPHQLHPKPEVSALSFGKYFTDHMLKVFYYEALGGWQTPEITPLENLVLHPAAKVLHYAVELFEGMKAYRGVDGKIRLFRPDLNMDRMNASALRSGLPTFNSTELINCINRLISIDQEWVPHSEASSLYIRPTLIGIDPTLGVASSESALLYVILCPVGSYFKTSSEQEGVSLLADPRYTRAWPGGCGDRKMGSNYAPTIQIQREALEKGLQQVLWLYGDDDQLTEVGTMNIFMFYINENGEKELITPPLNGLILPGITRQSILTLSREWGQFKVSERVITMQEVCRLLSENRLLELFGAGTACVVSPISYIKYIDQGLHIPTMEQPNPVFKMFLKHLTEIQYGYLPNHPWAFPLD